Part of the Bos taurus isolate L1 Dominette 01449 registration number 42190680 breed Hereford chromosome 1, ARS-UCD2.0, whole genome shotgun sequence genome is shown below.
tttgctgtacagcagaaactaacacaacagtgttaGTAAAGCAACTACTTTCCATTTATTGGAAtatagaggaaaaaagagaagtagTGACCCATGTAAAGGTGGAATGACAGGCGGTCTGGGCTTTGCTTGAAAAtacttcaggaaagaaaaaagaagatgaagCAAGTGGGACCAAACTCACCATCGTTGCTGAGTCTGGTTGATAAGTACCTGGGGTCgttgtaccattttttttcaacattttagaTGTATGAAAACATTtgtaacaaaaaataaactaaattcgAAAGCACTTTACTCTCATGacaaaaattattgaaaatgCGAAGTGTTGTGGGCAAAAGCGTATGTACTGCCAGGGCCGAGCACGACCTGCAAGGGGTGGTGCAGGATGGTCAGACTTGCCCTCCCTCCCTGGGCTGCAGGGGTGGGCAGGCGGCTGCCTCTGCAGCCCATCGGCCTCACGGAGAGTCAGAGCGAGTGAGGGCCCAGCCCACTGACCCCCAGCAGCGCCTGTTGGCCTGCACGGGGCACATCTGTGGGTAAGCCCCTCTGGGTCCTGGAGTGGAAAATCAGGGTGCCCGGGGATTTGTGAACACGCCTGCAAACTGCTGACGTCCAGGAATGCTGTGGATAAAGCAAATACCAGCCTTTGTGTGGGAAGGGCTGACATTCAGCTGGGGCAGCGGGATGCAAAACTGCTGAGAGCAGGCTTAAGCGCTGCAGAAACAATGCCCGGGATCACCCTCAAGGCCCCACTTCCTGCCGACGCAGGGCTTTGCCAGGGTCCGACCCCAAACTCCTGACAGGTCCCGATTTGTTCAGATGTTAGAGAGATGATGTTGGGGACTGGGGCTCATgctcccccaaacacacacactacacacacacaccccagacaCGGGCACCCCCttgtacagacacacacacatacatacacacacaggtacacacgaACACATATACAAAAAGACGTACGTACAAGCACTTGCATGGACACGCGGACACACATACCCTACATGTGCATCCCcccatacagacacacacacatatatgcacgcACACACGTAGAAAACAGACACACCATGCAAGCACCCcccatacagacacacacacacatacaggcacacacGTGCACCCCCTCAGCAGACAAATGCAGAGGCATACCCTCGGGAGCCTGAGGACCTCGGCTTCCTGCCTGCCCCGCCCCGGCCCTCCATGAGCCTGGTCCTTCCTTTCCGAGGGGGGCTCCAAGGCCAGCCCTGGCCCAGGAAGCAGACAGGCACACCCGTGCATGGCATCTGCTCCCTAATCGGTACTGGGGGTGGCCTTGGGGTTGGCTCTGCAGCCTTGCAGCCTCCATGGCTGGGCTGGGTGGGAAGACCTCTGTTGGGGTCTGAGGACAGGCCAGAGGACCAGGGGCCTGGGAACACAGCTGTCTGGTCACTGGGGATTTGCACAGATCAGGGTCCCGGCCGGGATGGCCTGGCTGAGCGCTCAGCTCAAGGGCAGAGGTCCCTGTACAGGCCTGCAGGGGTGTCTTTGTGACAGACAGCAAGATGGCTGTGCCCCCAGGACACCTCCTCGCTGTGTGTCCTCAGCCTGGCGGCCCTGCCGGTCTCAGGAGCACATTGCTGGGGTGTTGTGGCTCCACTTCTCTTGGGTACCGCTTTGTGGTCGGTGCCCAGGACCCTGATACACAGCCCAACGAACAGAACGGGGAAGACTCACTCTTCCTCTGAGGCAGCCAAGACTAAACAGTGCTCGGTAGGATGACGGGCTTTCCCCCAACTTTTAGATTATTGGATTTGTCCAAATTCTGAACAAGGGCAATGGACCACTATATAataaaaatgccatttaaaatagaaagaaCATCACAGGGTTCGTCGGCCCTCTTCTAAAAACTTAGTTCATGCAGACCTTCTTGAAAAAGCACCTCCTGTCAATGGTCTGTTTTTGTTCCTGGGAATAATAAAAGGACAGTGGTGGGGGGCTGCGTCCCCCAGGGTCGTCCATGAGGCTGTGTGGTCCTCAGAGCTCAAGCCTGACCACTAAGGGCTGAGGGGCAGGAGCCGCTGCCCTGGGTGGGTTTCCCAGGGGCCGTATCACTGTGTGGCACATGCAGGGTGGCACCTCACACTTGCAACGTCTTGGCGTGGATACTTAGAGCATCGTCTCCCGCCGGGGTTCCCAAGGCTGCTGGTGACCAGGCAGGTTACAGCTTGGGACtcccagaggcagggctggggtccTGGCCAAAGGGCTCCACTCAAGGCCTTTCTGAGAACTCCTGAGGGGACACATGTAGGGTGGACTTCGGGTCTTCCCTGGAAAGCTGCGGGGCCCATGCCACTCTTGTCAAGCCACAGAAGGCCCCTGGGTTGCCAGTAGGGTGCCCGGAGGAGCCCAGGCCAGTGGCGTGCCTGCGCATTTAACCCCGGGAGCCACTGTGGGACCCTCCCTTGTTCACAGAGCACAGTTATTCCCAGTGTAATCAGAGAATAATCATGGGTAAGCATGAGTTTcctgatttgtttttttaaaacaaacaattaaccataaaatagaatatatttcaATCTTAAATCAGTGTCCAAAACTGTTTGCACTGAAGCACCATGTGTGCTCCATTTCACAGCTTTTTAAACATGCAGTAAATATGCCAAGGcactccccggtggctcagtggtaaagaacccacctgccaagcaggagacataggtttgatccttgggtctggaagattccctggagaaggaaatggcaacccactccagtattcttgcctgggaaatctatggacagaggagcctgatgggctacagtccctggggtcgcaagagagttggacacgacttagtgactaaaaataGCAACAAAAGTGCTGAGAAGTCACGCAGAATGGCAGAGCGAGGGTGCTGAGGCTTTACACAGGCTGTCACTGCCGATCTACAAATCCCGTGTTTAAGCACAGAAATAAGTCCCATCACAGAGGCCAGAGGTGAGAACTGCCCTGGGAGCCTTAATGGTTCCTGACCTTGGAAACTGGCTGCAGAACAGAAACACGGAGTGGAATCTGCCAGCTTTGGGCTAGCCATGTCACTGAGGGTCCTCCAGGCGATCACCACTTCCAAATGTTTGCAtgctcagtcgatcagtcgtgtctgactctttgtgactccatggactgcagccccaccagtctcctctgtccatgggattctccaggcaagaatactggagtgggttgccatgccctcctccaggggatcttcccgacccagggatctaacctgcatctcttaggtctcttgcattggcacacgggttctttaccattagtaccacctgggaagccccagcaaatgtttagagctgactcattggaaaagactctgatgctgggagggatcgagggcgggaggagcaggggacgacagaggatgagatggctggatggcatcacggactcgatggacatgagtttcagtgaactctgggagttggtgatggacagggaggcctggtgtgctgcagttcatggggtcacaaagagtcggacacgactgagcgactgaactgaactgactgaagataaAAGAACTCTTCAGATGTGAAGCTTACACACAGGCAGGCCCTCTGTGTATTTGTGGATTCCATGTTTGAGGACCGGTCCCCCGTGTTAGGTGCTCAGGCTGCCACAATGCAGAGCCATACATGGATGGTTGCATGGCAGGAATGATTTCTCAGTCTGCGTGCTGGCAGCCACAGCTAGGTGCCGCAGGGCTGGACCCCCTGAGGCTCCCCGCTGGCGTGGAGAGGCTATCTCCTGCTGTGTCTTCACAGGGTGTTTCACGTGTTTCTGGACCGCTGGTGTCTTCCCCTTGTAAGGACACCAGCCTAGGGGATGAGGTCCTCCccggtgtgtgtctgtgtccttgTCCCTCTTTTCACGAGGACAGCGGTGTATCAGGCCAGGATGCACCCTCAGGCTGAGCTATCTTAGCTTGATCACCCATTTAAAGGACCTGTCTGCAAATAAGTTCACATTCTAAGTGCTGGGGGTTGGGACCTCAACACAGGAATTTGGGGGGATGCAAGTCAGTCTGTATCATCTACTCTCTGACATTTATTTTTGACCCCGAATCAATTCTCATGGCCCTTTTCACAGTCACTCACTGAGCAGAGCAGACGAGGTGGAGAATCTGAGTGGCCGGACACACATGTCCTCAGCCGAGGGCGACGGGGCACCTCCGCCTGCTTGTTTCAGCTTGTGCTGCAAACCAGCCTCCTTTCCAGGCCAGCTGAGTGCCAGGTCTTTCACATCTTTGTGCTTTTTCCCGGTGATTTTGCTTTTCTCATGGCTCAAGCACAGTGGGAATGCTGTCTTGGGTCCCAAGTTCAGGAGGCTGGGCTGTGACCTCTGGAGAAAGTAGGGTGTCACAGAGGAGCTTGGTTACAGGAGTGAGTTATGGGGCTGCAGGCGGGAGCTCAGGGTTAGTGAATCAACAACACACATGAAATCAGCTGTCTTTACTTAGAAACACACACCAAGCAAGCTCAAGTATTGATTGGCTGATAAAACTGTTGTGGCCAGAGGCTGGCAGAACCCTGACCCTGTGCTTCCCTGGGAGCCACGGCTCACTAGCTGCTAATTTGTCTTTCACAGCAACTTTATAGGATGTTCCTACCGCCAATAAATAGAccaactacatttttttttccttaagattttcttttttttttgactcggaccatttttaaagtctttactgaatttgttacaatgttgtttctgttttagGTTTTGTTGTTTGGCCCAGAGGTATGTGTGATCTTAGCTTCCTGTGTGCGTGCTAACTTACTTAGCTCcccacatgtgtgctaagttacttcagtcatgtccaactctgcgatcccatgaaccaggcgcctctgtccataggattccgcaggcaagaatactggagaggactgccatgccctcttccaggggatcgcctcaacccaggaatcgaacacgcATCTCTTGTGTCATCggcaggtgggtgctttacctttagtgccccctgggaagccgcttcagttccctgactagggatgaaATCTGCACCCCTTGCATCGGAAGATGAAGTCGTAaacacgggaccaccagggaagtcccaagaaccaACTAGATTATTAGGTAGATTAACAGAAGAGGAGGTGTATTTTGCACCTGCATAATTAGAATGGATTTTAGGtggtttgttattgttttaataaatCTCTGTGCGCACACACAGCGCAACCCTTAGCACACAGCTGTGAATTCAAGGAGGAGCCCAGACCTGGATGAAAAGGGTCTTGTTTTCCCAGAATCCAGGGTGGGAGGGGCTGTGTGTGAGAGGCCAAGTGTGAGCAGGAAAAGCTGCACAGGCGAGCTGGAAACATTGGTGCCCATTGCCTTCATCCGCCATCCTTCATCTATCCCCGGGTCCACTTTGCAGAGCCAGGCTGGGCCACCTGCTGCAGCACGTGTGACCCACAGTTTTGGCCAATAGGTGAGGCTGGCAAACCGGAGAGGAAGTTGTTAAGGCCTGAGATGTAAGTCGACATGAACTTACATCTGAGTGTGGTGGTGTCTCCGAGTGACATGAGCTTGTATTAGCCGTGATTGGCAGGACTTTCCTGAGCTGAGGGTCCCTGCAATGGATGCCCCAAGGAAGAGTCACAGCTCTCTCCAACCGTCGCTGCAGTGGGGGGATCCCAGAACCCGAGACTGTGTCACCTTATGTGGCAAGCAGGGAAATAAGGTTCCATAAAGAGCAGACTGTAAGAGAGGGGATGATCCCCAGGAGGGACCAGCCCTGCTGACTTGGATCTGAGCCCAGTGAGACGCAGGTGGGCTTCTGGTCTCCAACCCACAAGGTGGTACGTTTATGCTGTTTCAGCCACCAAGTCCGCGGTCTTTTCACGGTTATCATACTCCAACTGTCCAAAAAACCTTTGTTGTGGAATAATCCTTTTTAGTAGTTATAGCAGCTGCTGGAAACTGATATGGTGCTGTCGTCTTGGCCTTGAATGGTCCCAAGGGCTCTGCAAGAAGGCCTCTGTGAGAAgtggcaggcttccctgatggctcagcaggtgaagaatctgcctgcgacacaggagacgtgggagatgagggttcgatccctgagtcgggaagatccctttgaggcggaaatggcaacccactccagtattcttgcctggagaatcccatggacagaggagcctggcaggctgcagtccaaagggtcacaacagagttggacgtgactgaatgatTAAGTATACAAGAAGCTGCATGAGGACCCGAAGATGTGCCGGGTTGGTAAGTCTTGCCGCCTGGACGATGCATGAGAAAGCTAGCTGGGGTGGGAATGGCCTCTATTGtgctgtgggtggggaggggatggtgCATTAGTGTAGGGTTCCCAGAGGCCAGGCTACTGAGAAGTATGAAAGTCTTAAAGCCAGGGGTGTCCTGACTGTGGTGGGTCTCCCTGGAATGCCTTCTGGGCCGCAGGTGGACAAGTAGACCAGTCACACACCTGGCACAGGGCAGGGCACCTGCTTGAAGGACCCtggctctgtttgttcccaggCCTTGAGGTTTGCAGGGACGGTGTCCAGAGGAGACTCCTGCACACGCGGTTTCTGTTTGCCAAAGCAAACCTGCCTCCCCTCCTGGATGCAGACAGACgccatgacaggcctccctggtgCTGGAGTCACAGGCTCTTTTTAGCTTCTGAGCTGCACTTTTTGTCCTTTGCAAGGTTTTTACAAGTACGCATCATTTTTGTAATCACCAAGATGTAAGGGAGGTAATTCTGTCCTAAAGAAATGCAACCAATCCTGGTGGCTGTGGGGCTGGGAGACCCCTTGGGTGCctgtttgctcatctgtgaaGCAGGGGTATGAGCTCCCACTCAGGGGGCAGCCGTGGGATCACAGGGGACCATGTGTGCAGAGGGGGCACTGTCCCTGGCACACAGAtccttccctggggaagggagaggacagTCTTCCCTGTACACCTGGGAAAGCATGGGGGACACAGAGTCACCCACAGAGAAGCTCCCTGGGGGCCCCGTCCTCCTGGTGTAGGGAGCTCCAGCTGGTCagtgctgcagccagggctgggagAGGTGGGCGCGCAGCCTGGCCGGCCCACGATTCTGCTGACTGGGCGGCCTGCCTCCTGAGCTCGCGCTTTCCAGACAAATCCCTCTAATGCCTCCTTTCTGCCCTGGCGTATATAGGCAGGGCCTGCATCCCAGTTCCTCAGTGCGCTGCCCACAGGCCCTGCTCTGACCATCTCTTCGCCCCGGGTGCCCACAGAGCCGCTGCCCACCATGGATATCGCCATTCAGCACCCCTGGTTCAAACGCACCCTGGGCCCCTTCTACCCCAGCCGGCTGTTCGACCAGTTCTTCGGCGAGGGCCTCTTCGAGTACGACCTGCTGCCcttcctgtcctccaccatcaGCCCCTACTACCGCCAGTCCCTCTTCCGCACCGTGCTGGACTCCGGCATCTCTGAGGTGAGACCATGGGCACGCTGTTCCCTGCTGCGGCCATGGGGTGGGCAGGATAGGAGACAGGGGCTTCTGAGAGCTGCCGGGGGCACCCTTGCTCCAAGTGCTCCCATTGTGTCTCGTGAAGCGGGTGGTGAGGGCCGCGGGGCCACTTTCCCTTCTCGCCCCATCTCGTCCCCCCGGACGCAGAGGCCAGGCAGGCCGTTCCCCCAGCAGAGTCTCCGTGCCTCTGGGGTGGTGGGAAGAGGAGCCCACCCACTGTTTATGCCTCCTGCCCTCCACTCATGACCTGTATGTGGTTGGTGAGGTCCCCACCATCACCTGGGGTCTCCGAGAACAGCGCCACTGGGGCATGGGTGATGGAGGGCCAAGCTTCGTGCTCCAAGGCTGCACTTGCTCTCTGGCTGGATACCCGGGGTGGACTGTGCTGCCCGAGTTCGGGTTGGAGGCCTTCTGTCTGAAACCGTCTGCAGCCAGAGCTGCAGAGTTTGCCTAGCCATCCAAGGCCAGGCCCCCGAGGGCAGACAAGGAGGCCCACGGGCCTTCCCTCCACAGGGTCCAGCTCTCTGGGGGTGCAGGGTCTCACCACTGCCTAAAACACAGAGACCTGCCCTGAGCTGGTGCAAGGCTGAGCACTCCGAGGAGTGAAGGGGGAGTATGTGAGGAGCTGGGTGGTCTGTTCAGACCACTGGGAACATCTGTCCATGTGCAGAGACAGGGCCCCAGGCTGTTGATGGAGAGGCGGGCAAGGGCCAATTGCTTGGTCTCACCGGCCATCTGAACAAACCATAACCAGTGACAACCATAACCGGCTAGTCAACCAACCCATAACCTTCCAATAAGCCAGCAACTAAGCCATAACCAACCCTACAACCATAACCCACCAATCTACAACAGGCTACTCAACCCCTCACCAGTCAGGCAGAGAGCAGACCTCCGAGGTTCTGGTTGTCGGCCGAGTGTCCACTCGCTCCTGAGTCCCGGGTGCCCCTATCTCCGGGCACTCGGAGGGAGCAGTCAGAGCCCTGATGGTACTTTCTGTTCCGATAACCCGGGACCGAGCCCTGGCCGCCCAGCTCCGGCCGCTCCAGCCAGCCCCCGTCCCTGAGCCGCAGCTCCGCGGGACCCACACAGGTGCTTGGTTTCAGGTCCGATCCGACCGGGACAAGTTTGTCATCTTCCTGGATGTGAAGCACTTCTCTCCCGAGGACCTGACGGTGAAGGTGCAGGAGGACTTCGTGGAGATCCACGGCAAGCACAACGAGCGGCAGGTGAGCCTGGGACCGGCCGCAGCCTCCGCTGAGAGGCAGGACCGCGGCCCCCAGATCGTGGCCAACCCCGGTGACTGGGAGGCCGCTCCTGAGCCCTGCGCAGGCCGGGGCAGCGTGGCACCTGAAAGGATCCCCACTCGGGCACTGCTTGGCATCCCTAGCTATGTCCAGACACCTGGGTGACGGGGTGGGATTAGGAAAGACCCAGGAGACGCTGCACTGAGGGGCTAGCTCCTAGCCAGGCAGGCTTCCACACCAGTCTCACTTGGGGGGATGGTGCAGCCAACGACTCCCATCAAGCCCAGGTGCCTGGTGCCCGTTGtcttgggggcaggggcaggggcacaGCCTGGCTCAAGGAGGACCCCAGCTAGGACAGGTCAGAGACCAGGGCTTCTCCAGTGGTGGGGGAGCTGGACTTGGGGGACAGACCCCACCCATCTGCTGTCCTTCCCTCCTGGGGCCCTAGAGACAAGCCCGGGCACTCCCCGGGGGTTCCGAGTCTACACCTGGAGGGCCTGGAAGCCGGGCCAGGGCATCAGGAGATGGGAGTGTCTGGGTGTGGCTTTCCATTTAGACGGATGGCAGAGACCTGAGCCTAAACGGTCTTGGGGCCACAGGTGAAGGGGAAGTTGGACTTGAGGGTGGGGCCAGGGCAGGACCATTCACGAGATGCTGGAATGAAATTAGTGAGGAGCCAAGGGCCCTGGGCAGGCCCAGATCTCacgcagggaggcagggaggtccAGGGCTCTGGACACGGCCCAGCACCCGCCGCCCACTGCCCGGGAGAGCGTCGTGGGTTTGACCTTGTGCGGCCTGGGCCTCCTCCACGGGGGCCAGGGGCCGCCAGCGGCTGCAGTGCCTCTGACCGTGCCCTCCCCGTCCCCAGGATGACCATGGCTACATCTCCCGCGAGTTCCACCGCCGCTACCGCCTGCCTTCCAACGTGGACCAGTCCGCACTCTCCTGCTCCCTGTCCGCTGATGGCATGCTGACCTTCTCTGGCCCCAAGATCCCATCTGGCGTGGACGCCGGCCACAGCGAGCGGGCCATCCCCGTGTCCCGGGAGGAGAAGCCCAGCTCTGCGCCCTCGTCCTAAGCTCGGCCTTGGCCTCGGCTGCCACCCGCTGCGGCCCCCGTACCCATCCATCTGGGGGACCCTAGAAAGTGGGGCATCCATCTCCCTCTGCTTCCCCCCTTTCCagttccttttcctcttctccgAGGGCTTGAGGGTTTGAGAGAGTAGCCGGGAGGGCCCAGGGCCCCAGCCTGTGGTGCAAAGACCTCAGAGTGACCCGGGTCCCAACACCAGCCCCTCGGGGGAAGTGACCACTGTCGCAGTTTCTGCCTCGGAGGTCAAAGAGCATCCCTCTCTGAGCCATCTCTGGGTGGCCTCTGGTCTCCAGGCCCACCCAGGTGGTCTCGGCCCTGGGTGGCAGGCGCCCTCATGAGATCCGTCTGGTGGGGGCTCCCCTGCGCCTGGCCTCTCAGACCCCCTTCCCTCAACCCTCCTCTCTGTAGTGCCGCTCTTGGGGCATCTGGTCGCCCATGAGAAGGCAGCCCGTGGCAGTCAATAAAGAGCAGGTGACGCAAGCAACTTGCGGTGTGGTGGCTGTGCTGTCTGTTGGGGTGTTGGGGAGCAATGGAGAAGGCGAGGGGGGACGTGTCGTTGGGTTGGGAGGCgaggggaggggggtgggtcCACCTGTCCCTGTTCAACCCTGGTCTGAGTGACCAGGTAGGTCATCCCCAGCTCCCAGACCAGTGCCCACCTCGACCTCTGCTGTGTAGGAAGGCAGGGTCTCCTCCCAGGGTTGGAAGGAGGCGGGGCAGGGGACATGGGAGGGAGAGCATCTGAGCTCCCCTCTCTAACCTGCATGCAAACTGGGTTGCCAAGTGGGGCCTCATCATCCTGTCCAGGCTCCCTTGGGGTTTCGCTCCCTAAGGGAAGAGGGCAGGTGGTCAGAAGTGTCCGTTCTCCTAGGCACCACACCCTGGGCATCTGTGTGGGAGGTGTGCCCTTCGCTCTGCCACTCCCTTCCTGGAGCAGTCACGGGGCCCTCGGGGGGCTTCTGGTGACCAGGGCTGAGTGTCCCTCACCCAAAGAGGTGGCTTTCTCCCTGTCTGCCCAGACTCCCCTGAGACAGGAGGAGACTAGGAGGCAAGCAGCCTCCACTGGAGCCGGCAGGGGACTCAGCCAGGGGCCCTGCCAGCAGCACGGTGACCATGGAGAGAGCAGTGGGGCTAGATGTGGCTTCTGGGAGCAGAAAGCAGGCAGACGCCCGGGTCGGAGGTGTCCCTGTCCTGGGGAGCAGAGGCTGGGGGCCCTGGGCAGCCTGATGGGGTTAGTGGGATGGTCCTTAGGGCAGTGTCCATGTTCTTCCTCCTGGAGAAATGGCACCAAGAGGGGAGGACACGTGGGAGAACTTCCAGAAGTGACCGCGCTCAACACAGGGAAACAGCTGGTGTTCAGGGATTTTAGTGGAAAGcagtgaaacacacacacacacgcgcgcgcgcacaatgcacgcacgcacacacacgcatgcacatgtgcacacacgcacacacatacatgcacacacacacgcatgcccTTGTGGCCTGGCATTTCTCTAGGTCTGGTCCCCGTCTACAGAAGGGTCTTCCCTCTGCGGGAGTTCCTCCAGGCTCCTTCCCACCCCTACCTGCCCCGTTCCTTCCAATAGGAAGCCCCCTGTCACCACCCTGCCTTTTCACCCACATCTGTGGAGAAGGGGGCACCCTGTGTAACTGGCGCAAATGACCACTGCCCTTGGGGTCTGGGGAGGGTATCTTTGGAGGTGGCGAGTATTTAGGAAAATCAGAGTCTCTGAGGCTCCCTGCTCCTCTCGGGTCCCCCCAGAAGGCACCTCTCTTTGTGCACACTGGCCTCTCACTGCTCGGGTCTGGGGAGCCTGGGTCTGTGGGTCTGGCAGCAGCCGGGACAGAGCTGTCACTGAAGGCCGCTGCTCTTGTGTTCACTGTGGTTCCTTCCCAGCCTGGTCACGGGCTGAGCTGTGAGCCTCCAGTCTCCATCCTGAAGTCCTCACACCAGCATCTCAGAAGGTGACTATTCTGGAgatctccttgttgttcagttgctcagctgtgtccgactctttgccacgctatggactgtagcccgccagggccctctccatggggattctccaggcaagaatactggaatgggctgccatttcctcctccaggggatcttcccaacccagggatcgaacctgggtctcttatgtctcttgcatttgtaggcggattctttacgattagtgccacctaggaagcccattctGGAGGTGAGGATCTTTGAAAGAGTGatgaagttaaaatgaggttGTAAGGGTGACTCCAAACCCCGCAGAACTggagtccttataagaagaggaggttAGAACACAGACACCCAAGCAGAAGGACAACCACTTGGGAACACAGGGAGGAGCGGCTGGCTACATGCCCAGGAGGGAGGCCCTAGAGGACACAAGCCTTGAGCTCAGGTTTCCAGCCTCCAGGGCCATGAGAAAATGAACTTCTGCTGTTCAGGCCTCCCTGGCTGTGCTATTTGTCTGCTCCCCTCTTCAGGCTCATGTCCGTCTACCTGGTGCAGGCCTGGAGCGCATCACTTGTGTGGGTGCCAGGCCCCCACCTGCTCTGGGGAACCTCTGGCCACATCTCTCCTCGGGGACACCTCTCTCTTTGGCGGGGGGACTCCCCAGACAGGCCTGGGCCACCAAACCTGGCCCTCTCCTAAGACACGTGGCTGTCCCCACGACTGGAACCATCTTCCTGTCAGAATCGACTGGAAGGTGGAATTGGTCAGCATCCTCCAAACTTGCCGGCCTGTGGGACCCACCAGAGTGCTGCACAAATCCAGGTGCCCGGCCCCAGCCCAGACCCAGGGAACTGGAGCCCATGGGGCTGGAGTCAGGAGTCTGTGTGCCTGGTGACTCCAGCGGTACCTGCGACCAGGTGAAATCTGGGGATGCCTCAGGAAGAGTAACCATGTCCCTGGGCAGGGCGAGTGTGGGGGAAGGCAGTCCCGCGAGGATCTGCCTCATTCTACATCTCTGTGGGGAGGGGCGCAGCATCTCAACCTGGCAAACACGAGCTTGAATGTGGCTACGAGGTTCTGGAGCAGGAACAATCCTGTTCCCTAGTGGGGTCTCATTTTCATCCTGAGTAGCAAGATCATCGTTATTGTCATAATGTCATCACAGTCGTCAGCAGAAGCGGCGGCAAGAGCActgattgagcacctactgtgtgccaggcaccatgccaACCACACTGGCAGCTGGAGGCCCCCAGGCAGCCCAGCCACCTGTAATGGGCTCCACTGTTAGGGGGAAACCCAGGCTTGGAGGCTGAGTCACTTGCCTGGCTTTCCGCATTGGTGAGGGCCTGGCCAGGACCCGCCCCATCTGCTTGCCCTCAAGGGCAAGACTGAACCCCTACTTGATGGGTATTATTATACAGCATTGCCCCTAACCTGTAAGTCAGGGGCTCTGAGCAAGTCAGCCTGGTTGCTCTGCAGGCAACTCGTTGTGTGACCACAGGTTTATCAAACGCTCTATCACCAGTTTACAAGGGTGGTGGACAAGATGGTCCTGGGGTGTCTAGTTCCCAGATGACCACCTGCCACTCCAAGTTTCACCA
Proteins encoded:
- the CRYAA gene encoding alpha-crystallin A chain; amino-acid sequence: MDIAIQHPWFKRTLGPFYPSRLFDQFFGEGLFEYDLLPFLSSTISPYYRQSLFRTVLDSGISEVRSDRDKFVIFLDVKHFSPEDLTVKVQEDFVEIHGKHNERQDDHGYISREFHRRYRLPSNVDQSALSCSLSADGMLTFSGPKIPSGVDAGHSERAIPVSREEKPSSAPSS